The Vespa velutina chromosome 9, iVesVel2.1, whole genome shotgun sequence nucleotide sequence TGCAATGcacaatgtatatattgtacatgCACTGACCATGTAAGGGCTGATGAATCGCGGTAAACGAATTCGAGAAATGAATTTACATCCCATTTCCTGTatcctaaaatatatattacttatattatatatatagacacattattttaatttttataagttaaaaacttgatacaaaaaacaaagaattcatattataaaagatataatcacTTACTTTACATGATAACAAAACTAAGTCTTACCTTTTGATTATGTTCTCTATTAACTTAGGACACGTTTCTGCAGAAGCATTTTCTATCTTAAAGAAtgcagaaattttttttcccaatGTTCTTAAGTAGTACTTTAATTCTTCTCGTTGAAGACCTATGATATTTGTTAAAGTAATTATCAATAAAGTGACGTTTACAcgaataaagtttataaatatttgtagtaAATATAAGTTATTAATCATGATCtatattatacttactatTTGTTGACAAAGAAATCAAGCCAGAAAGTTCTAATTCAATGTCAGTAGAGAAAACGTTATTTATAGAGAACTTGGCTGGAGATATGTCAAtactatgaaaatataattctttttcctacaaagaaaacaatatgaGATCCATGAAAACaagtgatatttatattaacatatttatattaacatattttaaagacattttaaatactttatctttcttctttatagtTTATAGCATCTAATACCTTAGAGCGTTGATTATGTGATTCACAGTTGTTCAAGTTAACAACCGATGGAATTATAGTATCAGCAGTAGCATGTCCCAAAAGACATGCAATATCATGGGACAATTTTTCTGGTATTTCTTCTCCACATATTAATATCTACGAAAACATTTAGTATTATCTAGctgataatcataatatgaaaatactAAAAAGATTTTGTTACTCACTGAATTtggatcataaaaattatttagagatttgaaattataaCCATATTGATTTCCTAAAACCGTGATCGAATGTATCAGAACTTGAAATTGTTGTGTAAATTGAACCATATAATTCCGTGATATTTCCAAGagtaattgtttaatattggttgtagtaaaatatttctcatagtATGGAAATCTGAtatggtaataaaaattaaaaattttttcattagtatacatacatttgaTCCAGTTCAAAAGAGTACAAtagaatattaatacaaaCTTAAACTCTGCATGTTTTTCGAAAGATCCATTTTCTGcatattcgaaaatatatttaacaatattatgataatcTGTCAGGTCACTAgagttatatattttaggtCCCTCTGTATTGGCTAATAactttaaagatattataactggagagatatacatatattcaattatagTGGTTTTGTTACGCCGTAAGTtctataattacaatttttgttatttataatcattcataaaaatggtggcattaacaatatataaggtgctagaaaaacaaaaaataaaaatatgtttacatACGTCAGTATTTTTGTGATGCATATGTGTATGGACATTCGAAACATCCTTTCGAAGTTTTGCCGCTATGGAATACTTCGTTTCTGTAGTTTTCGGAATTAAGTTAATTAATGATAGCGCGACTTCTTCTTGGagatttatatcgaattttttgAGAATGACACTTATACCCCTACAAAAAATGTCGAATATGTACACATGTTATAAAAAAACTAACTTGATAAAAGTACGGTCTATTTGATAGTAATGTTGTTATATGTACGCACTTATAAATCGTTCTATGCAGCTTATTCtgttttaacaaaataaattctaaacaATGCTTTGATTTATGATTGCCCATAAAGTtagtgatatttttttctaagctGCAGTGTAGGACAACAGGAAAAGTGACATCGTGAAGTTGATTATCTACCtgaatataaacaattttgtaattattactgttatgAAATATGCATTGCAATCAAAGTACCTGTATCCGATGAATGTAACCTTGGAAATATGTCATTGTCATTGATTGCCTGCAATGTATCCAAATTCCTGGTGAATATGTTCTACGTAATTTTCCAAAAAAGGGTTTTGTCATATGCATTTTCACAAGATCAACctatgatgataatataatagaaaagttcgttgtatatgtaatatgtgtatatatatatacacatacatatacatacatacatatacacatatataatgtaatattcttaataattaaaagttcaTAGTACGGACTTACGTCAATAAAATTATCCAATTGTGTTTTTTTGaaggaatttatatatttattttctaaccaAGCACTTAATTCAAGTGATAaagttttccatttttttccaaAACAGAGTTCCCAACACGCAGAGGAATCAGTTATACttgcatatataaattctttaattctttcattgCATTTTGAAAtctacattaaatatattatgccGATAggtattaaaagtatttatgtaatagtaataattactttaatacTTTAAGCTACTTACAATGCTAACTCCAATGCCTGCAattgatagaaatatttctcgtttGCTAATTTCAGGTTCAATAATACTTCgtgcttttaaaaatatgcTTTCATCTTCAGTGAATAATAAGATACGTTGTGCAGCTTCCATATAGCTCACCCAATAAATAGTAATCTTATCTTTTCGCATTTGTCCTACTTTAGATGATTTTATTTcagaattacaatttttatcatcatcagcACTAGTAGTTATTTTCTCTTGTGAGTAGGATGATCTTGTATGCAAGAGTGACTTGGCAGTGGATACAGTGCAACCATCTCTGCATTCAACAGTAACAAAAGGTACAACTTCTTGTCCAAAGCCATCCtgcaattaaatataatattattaacatagagataaaaatcaataaatactaatacgaaaaataacataaataatatttacagttTCAAATCGAGCCTTGTAActagattttttattattataaatattccacATAAGTTCTCTTGACATACTGGGATCATCCCATGTATATAGTGTACTTTGAAATGGATTTAACAAGGTCACTTGTCCAGAGTTAATTTGATTGATTTTAAGAAATAGTTCAGTACAAAGATTATCAACTCTCACTGGTACATCCCCAACCATATATTTCCGAAATACAATGTAATATGGAGTATTTGTTCCACCTTCAATTTCTATGCATAGAGCTGACTATAAAATAAAGGTGAATAtagcatatttatttattcattcatttgattgatttatttttttagtaaaattgattaataaatatgaacaTACACCATTATCCATTCTTAATACAGTTTTTCCAATTTGTGTGATATCAAAATGTTGAGAATCTAATAGACTATGTTTCCATTTTACCCtcatttttaatgattctGTAACTGGCCAAAATGGAACTTCTTGTCCAGGTAATAAATCATTCCATAAATCAGCATGATCATTTTCTTCCATAAATCTTAGtgccttttttgttttgttatgaacgaaaaaatacggtagaaaagtaataatttttgtgaATAATGGAGACAAACGTGAGTTACTTATTTCTGCcaatattcgatattttcttccGCGTTCAATATCTTTGCAAACAATTAAAGACATAGAACTGATTCCATTCAGAAAAAATGGCAGAGACCATTCAGACTGATGAGCTCTCAATCTAATagtatctttcttattatttttttgcgaCAAAACCAATAATTCCTCTTCTGGAATCTCGTaggataaatttatatgacattcctaaaaatatgaaattaacataatcgaaaaataagttttttttttctacaaataaaaatattgtttaccTGTATAAATAATGGTAAACCAGTTTTATTAACTATCCAATATTGAGCATGGATAATAATATACCAGCTTTTAATTTTACACAATTCAACACGTATTATAAatggattaattaaatacgattCATTATCTGTACtcattaatacaaattttctttccaaatTCATATTGACTTTTATAGTTCCAGTCCATTGAGTTCCcaaataattttgaatctATATAAAAGTGTACAATGGTATAAATACggaaattttaacaatatatatatataatttttaatttataattatacgtGCCTTAAAATTGAATTGTATATCACCTGTATACATTAATGAGTGCACATTTACTTTATCACCTGGTTCAATTTTTACTTCATAATTTATACAAGGTATTCCAATATCAATAACAAAAGGTAACTGGTTATTGAGTATAACAGGtggaatgatatttattaaataattaggtACTCTAGAGCCTTGCGGGATTAACATTGGAACTTCAGTACCCACTACTTTTATGCAAAATacattttgattttcattattttttaatttacaaaacaCATCTTTGCTTGTGTcagttattatacttaattcTTTCCAATAAATACCTTCATCGCTAATCTGATAATTTctacaatatattttacgtttgtttatatttcttgATGAAATCTTagctttataataaaaattacttacTCCAAATATGCTGGTTCTACATATATAGGAAAATGATATGCAATATAAAGCGGAACATTGTAAATACAGTCTGGTTCAATAATTCCCATTCTTATATTGTCATCAAAGGGATTTATTGCTTCTCCAATATCTGCCAATTTCAATGTTTCTGCcaattgttttttataataaagggCTAAAGCATATGACGTTTCGTTTCGAATCTAAcatgtaaatagaaaaatataaattgatttgtGTATCAATCAATATTCATAATTCAATtacaataatctttttttgtatttaccTGAAGAGGCGATCGAATCGAAATTGTACGTTGTAAATTCTTATCGATAGTTGTATCTACAACTAAATGATACTGCACATTATGTTTCACAGGTCGAAGTGGAATAAATTTACAACCTTGTCGTTTTGGACAATATACTGAAACATCTTCAAAACCTAAAGtagcaaataaaatatacatacataccaaatatataattaagattttaaatacataaaaaaaaaaaaaaaaaaaaaaaaaaaaaaaaaaaaatatatatatatatatatatatattaaaataataaaataataatgttttatttaccttcaataattatatgtaatatttcaccagtgatcattttatatagacAAACTGGAGattcgttattaattatatcttgcGTGAATATTACACCATTTGACGGATTATCATCGAAATCAATTAACCCATTTTCATTAGTAATCCATTGTGGGCTTGTGCTACGAGAAATATGCTCAATATCAGGCGTGTTTGGCGTACTAGGAGGAGAATCGTCACATTGATAGTTTCGTGCAGTAAGGACTCGTGTAGTACTTTTACCAtcaatctaaaaaaaatataaaaattatgaataatatgaatatagaaaaattatatatattctcctgtAATTTACCTCTTCTTGAACAAGCAGCTCTATTCTACTAGCATGGCCTATATTATTTTGCAAATTTAtctcatttatatttgtaGGTATTATAGGTATTCCATTCTTAACCTCTACGAATGAATCTATAATCATATTCATAATTGCGAGATTACTTGGAgtaatcgtaaaattaataatatcttcaCTGGATATAATGATATACATTGTTGTTTGCGCTAATTTAATCTGTGTTTCAGTGACAGGACTTgctaaaaacaaatatttaatcacacatattatattgttaatacgttaaaaataattcacaaaAAGTACATACATAGTTCGATATTATTTGTTGATGGTGGATCTAAACCGTCGTCTTCATTTGCGCTTGAATCAGCTGAATCACTATCTTCATCTTCACTACTTTCATTACAGAATAAATAGTTTGTAGATTTTGCCAACTTTTTtgcattatcatcatcatcatcatcggaATCCTCGTCATATCCAGGATATATATTCATGCCTGAAagtgttatttataaaaaatgttgaaaaaaaaatttgttttttaaaattattattttatactacCAATAATTTGTAAAGAAATTGTATGTTCGGGGTTGATAAAGACCATATCCATTGAATCCTCGTCTTCATtagtatcaatattttttttcttttttaatgaatcttCGTCTGTACGCTGCCATGGATCCGTCCAATTTGAATCAATAATACATGATTCTCCATTATACATCTAATAAGAATATTGAGATATAagatgtttatttatatgttcattataattattgtaatgtattttaaatttaatatccttacttttatagttaatatccaTGGTCTATAATCAGTACCATCTTTTGTACAAAGTTCAATAAATGGTTCCCAAACTTTATGGTCAATATCATAACAAAACGCATGAACATTTAACTTTGattctaaatgaaaatttttgtaCCAATTATCAATGCTAATGTCAATAATAGTTTCTATTCGTATCATAGgaactttttctttgcttgtttccatttctattaatatatatactggTATTGATTTCAAACAAAAAGTTATATGTTGATTGTTATAATCATGTAATAGATCTAAATTTCCCAATAATTCTGGATATTAAAGaagtattatattacaaaagtgatatatgtttcataaatggtttataaatattatgtaaatacataccattttcaacttttttatAAGGTATGCTAGATACACTTTTGGGTGACCACAGATCAGTATGTTGATTAAAATCATGCCCAATAGTTCTATCATCAGATTTTAAAccaatatttgttataaaactTAAAGCTTCATTGATTATCTGGAAgtgttaatgtttaaataagtttcatttatacatttctGTTTCAATATTCCcataatatatgttttaataaaaatacttacaTCTATAAAAGTATGCATAATTCCAGGAGAAAGATGAATATAAACAGGACTTATAGAGACTACAATATCCATTGTATGATTTagcaattcttcttttttgcataTTTCTACATCACATGGACGAAGTAACCAATGTGGTGATTGACGAAGATAGGTCCCTTGACTTGTACTTTTAGCACGAACATTTGTGATTGTACAAACTATTGAAGAGAGACAATTATGGCTACTACTCTCTATCATTATTTCAgcttgaaataatattatatgtgtattgTTGGATTTCAAATCTCCGAATAGTAAAATTTCTGGCTTTTGTATTCGTACAGATATAGCAACAtctaaaaatcgaaaaataaatgtcataaaatattaataattaccaATTTTATCGAACATAATAGGTACAACAGTAAAATGCTTAACTCAATAattgttgaaataaattaaaaatactaacataaaaaataataaaaataacaatttttatagaattaaaaataaccttttatataattttaatttatttgaaataaaagcaTGAGGTTTCTATCATATGTATTACATTCAGCACGTTATTTCTTGAGTAATCAATTGATTAAATACCTGGTTGTTCCTTACAATATAGCACATAA carries:
- the LOC124951607 gene encoding vacuolar protein sorting-associated protein 13C-like isoform X1 yields the protein MFEGAIAAFLNRLLGRYVEDLDTERFNIGIFSGDTCLTDLKLKPEALYQLGLPIRVEAGLIGKIILKIPWTGLLSQPVVIYIEDIFIVAVPILYGQYNMELQKKLLRAEKRKILEDLEGDEAFTAGLPLNFFDGIVTSIMRNFQITINNIHIRYEEKLFCNSLSACGICIQSISMTTTNNKWKPGIYSTNSQTLYQLVRAESLSIYMDHDTESSLQSCPSKWDLASFLAWKGTMLKSLQTFGMRNKEFQFLLKPFTAKIKIIIHKGSDVQTSRILIDIVLQDVAMQFSEMQYITFCHLYDSLLRAIINRPHRKYRPQKKIQESPSSWWKYAYYSVLDQYIRPYIWKNIEKHRKNYKKYKEMYTQILLQPNDTELKLDMQKLEDNLTIVNIVIAREHARQELRNKKIKQSHESLKAGAMEEKEVVLPNENKSQDNVQSIDQDRRRMFYNLADNGPSAKIKLEKLSRPIDYKYNFTLANFSLSLLSKNKEVLVATVTQFLTSIETAPKLSAFKISTRAESCVVEGVSQEGDLVPLIIVDNVLTGNVSTNFLALDFEKNGKDMDPSFDLSVKLETIEIIYHHYAMMEIINFFKLGNPYIKDTLTWSYKLYNSGVMKFLNFIDSITSQTFRITLKIDIGGPYIVFPEHGSIQREGYLMILDFGNILLVNELQAINLQLEDATLMELEELLYDRLNITFNGGQILCCHSGDDWRSARKQKDSEYHFISKTQANATISYSIKPEYRQLPRVKLNVSVPRLKFNVSESKIQLIIYFLNTLSIFCWNYTKEYQTFMRQINPKIKKNILVLSLKELKRIQQSICLPTVTKAQKKFDRVMQELLINNVPRLDRSVVSSEVSEEDLELLSKTINLYGFDDNVSPYNHMNFLVRFAIGELSLHVGFMNETREEPYLNLRLHTVYIESGIMEYGFAIQFGIGSILLLDKTSADITGSYLEFISTGEFHEVFVLSYRKVRSDCPDFKAFFKNIERSLLINLVNMNIILHRPALLKAKNFWCSINQILCRTLLFEFIKKLCLEIIEWKENDHDPPIPPGAIKLNYSARISSLTIRLCDKDTDIMKIEILGIENDCIYIANERMVFRIHLRNLLVEDLNEETLYAKILTTDEDKVLDIKYVRHTPKLYVCSDIDTNQDDVMSHGTFKLSIGRINCVLISKILQDLHYFLSPFASSFFTHFVIYLKKKCITYVEEFKRSAIKLHIFIDIQGPTFLLPQRKDIANLIVFDTGVLSVENFFKKVDLTTQTIKTHSIDGNHIIMDNILLKLKSMTVSRAIMTLSRDLEVQEPIIEPIYIHFDIKRKTEYHTIMEYETCGLFKMHGSVDFVCINLSQRDLQSVMSVWKDNISKIVFSQGKCENKRYSMMDKSSENINTENAMVKKLEVFLAQNEANLCEININVTLDGVQLNLFLDSDEVLSSPVRDLNHGLCKLNFGEIINTFDFYSDNSLQMKLSLQSVILQDTRKDSLVIKKIIQSPAKLIGLNIDSCISVSLSPIVDITYNQAPTGDKCFDILIQETRINLSIPFLFHLVRYFVDALPHDQIEGGIINHGYENNSGPYTNDNTTGSDNANYVLYCKEQPDVAISVRIQKPEILLFGDLKSNNTHIILFQAEIMIESSSHNCLSSIVCTITNVRAKSTSQGTYLRQSPHWLLRPCDVEICKKEELLNHTMDIVVSISPVYIHLSPGIMHTFIDIINEALSFITNIGLKSDDRTIGHDFNQHTDLWSPKSVSSIPYKKVENELLGNLDLLHDYNNQHITFCLKSIPVYILIEMETSKEKVPMIRIETIIDISIDNWYKNFHLESKLNVHAFCYDIDHKVWEPFIELCTKDGTDYRPWILTIKMYNGESCIIDSNWTDPWQRTDEDSLKKKKNIDTNEDEDSMDMVFINPEHTISLQIIGMNIYPGYDEDSDDDDDDNAKKLAKSTNYLFCNESSEDEDSDSADSSANEDDGLDPPSTNNIELSSPVTETQIKLAQTTMYIIISSEDIINFTITPSNLAIMNMIIDSFVEVKNGIPIIPTNINEINLQNNIGHASRIELLVQEEIDGKSTTRVLTARNYQCDDSPPSTPNTPDIEHISRSTSPQWITNENGLIDFDDNPSNGVIFTQDIINNESPVCLYKMITGEILHIIIEGFEDVSVYCPKRQGCKFIPLRPVKHNVQYHLVVDTTIDKNLQRTISIRSPLQIRNETSYALALYYKKQLAETLKLADIGEAINPFDDNIRMGIIEPDCIYNVPLYIAYHFPIYVEPAYLENYQISDEGIYWKELSIITDTSKDVFCKLKNNENQNVFCIKVVGTEVPMLIPQGSRVPNYLINIIPPVILNNQLPFVIDIGIPCINYEVKIEPGDKVNVHSLMYTGDIQFNFKIQNYLGTQWTGTIKVNMNLERKFVLMSTDNESYLINPFIIRVELCKIKSWYIIIHAQYWIVNKTGLPLFIQECHINLSYEIPEEELLVLSQKNNKKDTIRLRAHQSEWSLPFFLNGISSMSLIVCKDIERGRKYRILAEISNSRLSPLFTKIITFLPYFFVHNKTKKALRFMEENDHADLWNDLLPGQEVPFWPVTESLKMRVKWKHSLLDSQHFDITQIGKTVLRMDNGSALCIEIEGGTNTPYYIVFRKYMVGDVPVRVDNLCTELFLKINQINSGQVTLLNPFQSTLYTWDDPSMSRELMWNIYNNKKSSYKARFETDGFGQEVVPFVTVECRDGCTVSTAKSLLHTRSSYSQEKITTSADDDKNCNSEIKSSKVGQMRKDKITIYWVSYMEAAQRILLFTEDESIFLKARSIIEPEISKREIFLSIAGIGVSIISKCNERIKEFIYASITDSSACWELCFGKKWKTLSLELSAWLENKYINSFKKTQLDNFIDVDLVKMHMTKPFFGKLRRTYSPGIWIHCRQSMTMTYFQGYIHRIQVDNQLHDVTFPVVLHCSLEKNITNFMGNHKSKHCLEFILLKQNKLHRTIYKGISVILKKFDINLQEEVALSLINLIPKTTETKYSIAAKLRKDVSNVHTHMHHKNTDNLRRNKTTIIEYMYISPVIISLKLLANTEGPKIYNSSDLTDYHNIVKYIFEYAENGSFEKHAEFKFVLIFYCTLLNWIKCMYTNEKIFNFYYHIRFPYYEKYFTTTNIKQLLLEISRNYMVQFTQQFQVLIHSITVLGNQYGYNFKSLNNFYDPNSILICGEEIPEKLSHDIACLLGHATADTIIPSVVNLNNCESHNQRSKEKELYFHSIDISPAKFSINNVFSTDIELELSGLISLSTNSLQREELKYYLRTLGKKISAFFKIENASAETCPKLIENIIKRIQEMGCKFISRIRLPRFISPYMGVELYSTHKAKGMHLLELINKDYHGQVDTYWAHSILSNDGKLIALISLQRVYLIEKAAAWGLWNIKWSIDMNHLSPPTVVEDKLVLHVNKNEQASTAVVDWYLESKEMEVLEWLCRKINTAMALNMESSICSKQDV
- the LOC124951607 gene encoding vacuolar protein sorting-associated protein 13C-like isoform X3 → MFEGAIAAFLNRLLGRYVEDLDTERFNIGIFSGDTCLTDLKLKPEALYQLGLPIRVEAGLIGKIILKIPWTGLLSQPVVIYIEDIFIVAVPILYGQYNMELQKKLLRAEKRKILEDLEGDEAFTAGLPLNFFDGIVTSIMRNFQITINNIHIRYEEKLFCNSLSACGICIQSISMTTTNNKWKPGIYSTNSQTLYQLVRAESLSIYMDHDTESSLQSCPSKWDLASFLAWKGTMLKSLQTFGMRNKEFQFLLKPFTAKIKIIIHKGSDVQTSRILIDIVLQDVAMQFSEMQYITFCHLYDSLLRAIINRPHRKYRPQKKIQESPSSWWKYAYYSVLDQYIRPYIWKNIEKHRKNYKKYKEMYTQILLQPNDTELKLDMQKLEDNLTIVNIVIAREHARQELRNKKIKQSHESLKAGAMEEKEVVLPNENKSQDNVQSIDQDRRRMFYNLADNGPSAKIKLEKLSRPIDYKYNFTLANFSLSLLSKNKEVLVATVTQFLTSIETAPKLSAFKISTRAESCVVEGVSQEGDLVPLIIVDNVLTGNVSTNFLALDFEKNGKDMDPSFDLSVKLETIEIIYHHYAMMEIINFFKLGNPYIKDTLTWSYKLYNSGVMKFLNFIDSITSQTFRITLKIDIGGPYIVFPEHGSIQREGYLMILDFGNILLVNELQAINLQLEDATLMELEELLYDRLNITFNGGQILCCHSGDDWRSARKQKDSEYHFISKTQANATISYSIKPEYRQLPRVKLNVSVPRLKFNVSESKIQLIIYFLNTLSIFCWNYTKEYQTFMRQINPKIKKNILVLSLKELKRIQQSICLPTVTKAQKKFDRVMQELLINNVPRLDRSVVSSEVSEEDLELLSKTINLYGFDDNVSPYNHMNFLVRFAIGELSLHVGFMNETREEPYLNLRLHTVYIESGIMEYGFAIQFGIGSILLLDKTSADITGSYLEFISTGEFHEVFVLSYRKVRSDCPDFKAFFKNIERSLLINLVNMNIILHRPALLKAKNFWCSINQILCRTLLFEFIKKLCLEIIEWKENDHDPPIPPGAIKLNYSARISSLTIRLCDKDTDIMKIEILGIENDCIYIANERMVFRIHLRNLLVEDLNEETLYAKILTTDEDKVLDIKYVRHTPKLYVCSDIDTNQDDVMSHGTFKLSIGRINCVLISKILQDLHYFLSPFASSFFTHFVIYLKKKCITYVEEFKRSAIKLHIFIDIQGPTFLLPQRKDIANLIVFDTGVLSVENFFKKVDLTTQTIKTHSIDGNHIIMDNILLKLKSMTVSRAIMTLSRDLEVQEPIIEPIYIHFDIKRKTEYHTIMEYETCGLFKMHGSVDFVLSSPVRDLNHGLCKLNFGEIINTFDFYSDNSLQMKLSLQSVILQDTRKDSLVIKKIIQSPAKLIGLNIDSCISVSLSPIVDITYNQAPTGDKCFDILIQETRINLSIPFLFHLVRYFVDALPHDQIEGGIINHGYENNSGPYTNDNTTGSDNANYVLYCKEQPDVAISVRIQKPEILLFGDLKSNNTHIILFQAEIMIESSSHNCLSSIVCTITNVRAKSTSQGTYLRQSPHWLLRPCDVEICKKEELLNHTMDIVVSISPVYIHLSPGIMHTFIDIINEALSFITNIGLKSDDRTIGHDFNQHTDLWSPKSVSSIPYKKVENELLGNLDLLHDYNNQHITFCLKSIPVYILIEMETSKEKVPMIRIETIIDISIDNWYKNFHLESKLNVHAFCYDIDHKVWEPFIELCTKDGTDYRPWILTIKMYNGESCIIDSNWTDPWQRTDEDSLKKKKNIDTNEDEDSMDMVFINPEHTISLQIIGMNIYPGYDEDSDDDDDDNAKKLAKSTNYLFCNESSEDEDSDSADSSANEDDGLDPPSTNNIELSSPVTETQIKLAQTTMYIIISSEDIINFTITPSNLAIMNMIIDSFVEVKNGIPIIPTNINEINLQNNIGHASRIELLVQEEIDGKSTTRVLTARNYQCDDSPPSTPNTPDIEHISRSTSPQWITNENGLIDFDDNPSNGVIFTQDIINNESPVCLYKMITGEILHIIIEGFEDVSVYCPKRQGCKFIPLRPVKHNVQYHLVVDTTIDKNLQRTISIRSPLQIRNETSYALALYYKKQLAETLKLADIGEAINPFDDNIRMGIIEPDCIYNVPLYIAYHFPIYVEPAYLENYQISDEGIYWKELSIITDTSKDVFCKLKNNENQNVFCIKVVGTEVPMLIPQGSRVPNYLINIIPPVILNNQLPFVIDIGIPCINYEVKIEPGDKVNVHSLMYTGDIQFNFKIQNYLGTQWTGTIKVNMNLERKFVLMSTDNESYLINPFIIRVELCKIKSWYIIIHAQYWIVNKTGLPLFIQECHINLSYEIPEEELLVLSQKNNKKDTIRLRAHQSEWSLPFFLNGISSMSLIVCKDIERGRKYRILAEISNSRLSPLFTKIITFLPYFFVHNKTKKALRFMEENDHADLWNDLLPGQEVPFWPVTESLKMRVKWKHSLLDSQHFDITQIGKTVLRMDNGSALCIEIEGGTNTPYYIVFRKYMVGDVPVRVDNLCTELFLKINQINSGQVTLLNPFQSTLYTWDDPSMSRELMWNIYNNKKSSYKARFETDGFGQEVVPFVTVECRDGCTVSTAKSLLHTRSSYSQEKITTSADDDKNCNSEIKSSKVGQMRKDKITIYWVSYMEAAQRILLFTEDESIFLKARSIIEPEISKREIFLSIAGIGVSIISKCNERIKEFIYASITDSSACWELCFGKKWKTLSLELSAWLENKYINSFKKTQLDNFIDVDLVKMHMTKPFFGKLRRTYSPGIWIHCRQSMTMTYFQGYIHRIQVDNQLHDVTFPVVLHCSLEKNITNFMGNHKSKHCLEFILLKQNKLHRTIYKGISVILKKFDINLQEEVALSLINLIPKTTETKYSIAAKLRKDVSNVHTHMHHKNTDNLRRNKTTIIEYMYISPVIISLKLLANTEGPKIYNSSDLTDYHNIVKYIFEYAENGSFEKHAEFKFVLIFYCTLLNWIKCMYTNEKIFNFYYHIRFPYYEKYFTTTNIKQLLLEISRNYMVQFTQQFQVLIHSITVLGNQYGYNFKSLNNFYDPNSILICGEEIPEKLSHDIACLLGHATADTIIPSVVNLNNCESHNQRSKEKELYFHSIDISPAKFSINNVFSTDIELELSGLISLSTNSLQREELKYYLRTLGKKISAFFKIENASAETCPKLIENIIKRIQEMGCKFISRIRLPRFISPYMGVELYSTHKAKGMHLLELINKDYHGQVDTYWAHSILSNDGKLIALISLQRVYLIEKAAAWGLWNIKWSIDMNHLSPPTVVEDKLVLHVNKNEQASTAVVDWYLESKEMEVLEWLCRKINTAMALNMESSICSKQDV